In Clostridia bacterium, the DNA window TTGGGATCATATCGATGTAGGGGTAAACAAGAAATACTTGAGAAGTGAGTATAAAAAGTCCCTTAAGGCTGAGCTTACAAGAGATTGCAGGACTGCCTGCACAGGCTGCGGTATAAATCTGCTTGAGGAAGGCGGTGTCTGCAAGTAATGAATATAAGATTGAAATTTACAAAAGGGAACGAAGTAAAATATATATCTCATCTGGATCTTATGAGAGTATTCCAGCGGGCTATAAGGCGCACAGGCATACCCATATCATACAGCATCGGCTTCAACCCGCATCAGGAGATATCTTTCGGTGCTCCTTTATCCCTTGGAGTTACAAGTAATGCGGAATATGTAGATTTTAAACTGTCTGGGACAATGGATGTCGAGGAGATAAAAGACCGATTGAATAGTTCTCTTCCTGAAGGAATAAAAATTCTTGGAGGCATGAAACTGCGGGAAAACTCTGAGAGTGCAATGTCTGTTGTCACCCATGCAAGATACAAGATTAGGATTAATATTGAAAATGTTGCTGCTGAAGCCCTGAATAAGAGCATTGAAGAGTTCATCGCACAGGACAGTATTAAAGTCATGAAGGAGCAGCCCAAGAAGGGCTTTGCGCTTAAAGAGGTTGATATAAGACCAATGATTGTAGGTATGAAGCTCTCTGAGGCAAGAGAGAATATGTATATTATAGACTGTCTTCTCTTGAGCGGCAGCAGGGGGAATCTCAAGCCGGAATTATTAATGATGGCTTTCAAGGAATTTACAGGTTATAATATTGTTGGAATTAGGATAAACAGGGAAGAAGTTTATGCTGAGAAGAATAATATACTTGTTGATTTGCTGGAATATGAAAGCTGATATCATTTGAAGGGCAAAGGAGTACATGTTGATGAAGGAAATAATCATTGATGTCGGTTCAAGGCAGACCAGGGTTGCTCTGCTGGAAAACAAGGAACTGACTGAAATATATATTGAAAGGCAGAGCAATGAAAGGATAACAGGCAATATATACAAGGGAAAGGTAGAAAATGTGCTGCCCGGGATGCAGGCAGCCTTTGTTGATATAGGCTTGGACAAGAATGCATTCTTATATGTGAAGGATGCACTGCCCAATACATATTCTGATGAAGATGATGAATGCATCGACCCCTCACAGTATAAGGATTATCAGATAGATGAGCTTCTGAAAGCAGGCCAGGAGATTATGGTGCAGGTTATGAAGGAGCCCATAGACACTAAAGGCGCAAGAGTAACCACTCACATCACGCTTCCCGGAAGGTTTGTAGTATTGATGCCAACAGTTGAATATATCGGGATATCCAGGCGTATAGAGAGCGATGCAGCTAGAGAAAAACTCAAAAAGACTGTTGAAGAATTGAAGCCAAAAGGAATGGGACTGATAGTCAGAACAGCTGCAGAAGACTGCACAGCTGAGGATATAGGCAATGATATAAATTTTTTACTGAAGCTTTGGGATAATATAAAACAAAAGCAAAAAACCGGAGTTACCCCGAGAATAGTGCATAAGGACATCAGCATCGTATACAGGACCATCAGGGACATGTTCACAAAGGGTATAGAACGGCTTGTGATTAACAACAAAGAGAACTACGAAAAGGTATGTGAACTTGTTGCGCTGATTTCATCCCATCTTAGAAGCAAGGTTGAATACTATAATAAAGGTTATGATATATTTGAGTTTTATCAGGTCGAACCTCAGATAAGCAAGATAATAAACCGGAAGGTATGGCTTAAATGCGGCGGCTATATAGTCATAGACCAGACTGAAGCACTTACCTCCATAGATGTGAATACCGGAAAATTCGTCGGCACGGTTGATTTAAAAGATACTGTACTGAAGACAAACACAGATGCTGCAAAAGAGATAGCGAAGCAGCTAAGACTAAGGGATATCGGGGGGATTATAATAATTGACTTTATAGA includes these proteins:
- a CDS encoding TIGR03936 family radical SAM-associated protein, with the protein product MNIRLKFTKGNEVKYISHLDLMRVFQRAIRRTGIPISYSIGFNPHQEISFGAPLSLGVTSNAEYVDFKLSGTMDVEEIKDRLNSSLPEGIKILGGMKLRENSESAMSVVTHARYKIRINIENVAAEALNKSIEEFIAQDSIKVMKEQPKKGFALKEVDIRPMIVGMKLSEARENMYIIDCLLLSGSRGNLKPELLMMAFKEFTGYNIVGIRINREEVYAEKNNILVDLLEYES
- a CDS encoding Rne/Rng family ribonuclease; the protein is MKEIIIDVGSRQTRVALLENKELTEIYIERQSNERITGNIYKGKVENVLPGMQAAFVDIGLDKNAFLYVKDALPNTYSDEDDECIDPSQYKDYQIDELLKAGQEIMVQVMKEPIDTKGARVTTHITLPGRFVVLMPTVEYIGISRRIESDAAREKLKKTVEELKPKGMGLIVRTAAEDCTAEDIGNDINFLLKLWDNIKQKQKTGVTPRIVHKDISIVYRTIRDMFTKGIERLVINNKENYEKVCELVALISSHLRSKVEYYNKGYDIFEFYQVEPQISKIINRKVWLKCGGYIVIDQTEALTSIDVNTGKFVGTVDLKDTVLKTNTDAAKEIAKQLRLRDIGGIIIIDFIDMPDIEHESVVLEALKNALRKDRTRTNVLGMTQLGLVEMTRKKVRQRIENVLLAPCPYCKGEGRILSSETIVKKIEKEVNSLFFNTGAMAVYLEIHPDVEELINYYIAEDLIELGKDYKKPVLIRTSAELHREGYSVKGIGMSELTELRKGGCREI